A stretch of the Leishmania infantum JPCM5 genome chromosome 30 genome encodes the following:
- a CDS encoding putative glycosyltransferase family 28 protein has product MWFLAALLLGSAFLASLWHSVVRYVPLAMRSPHRGAMKVGVVLGSGGHTSEMLRAITELPLSYWLDTRPFYVVSATDPHSASLASQLEQQRFERRVVVHTIPRAREVGQSYLTSIITTIRATLACFRLVCAEKPDVLLTNGPGVCVPVIVAAVCVASCAPWWYGRPAIVYMESFTCVSHLSLTGCLLAPWLADVFTVHWRALERAVTRRRRRGTLVHVGSETARVTDGAPDRLRSLAAEQEAYALVTVGSTKFSSLVQAVLQPGVCAALHQRFGIKRLYVQHGTAEVVAPPEATLLPALPTAAGADASHPTQQWSCGGLLVEAFPYRPCLEAVIRGATLVITHAGAGTILEGLQAQRPLVVVPNRQLMSDHQLDLAEALANGGFLFCVQVGELAERLPLLDLTTLRPHGGMDAAQLQEALRLVLTGHSASGERAKAE; this is encoded by the coding sequence ATGTGGTttctcgctgctcttcttctcggATCTGCGTTCCTGGCGTCTCTGTGGCACAGCGTTGTGCGTTACGTGCCCCTCGCAATGCGGTCGCCGCACCGAGGTGCCATGAAGGTTGGCGTGGTGCTGGGCTCTGGTGGACACACGAGTGAGATGCTGCGCGCCATTACGGAGCTACCGTTGTCTTACTGGTTAGACACGCGTCCGTTCTACGTTGTAAGCGCCACAGATCCGCACTCGGCCAGCTTGGCCTCacagctggagcagcagcgcttcgaGAGGCGCGTCGTCGTGCACACCATtccacgcgcacgcgaggTCGGCCAGAGCTACTTGACGTCGATCATCACCACAATCAGGGCAACCCTCGCGTGCTTTCGGCTTGTTTGCGCTGAGAAGCCGGACGTGCTGCTCACGAATGGCccgggcgtgtgcgtgcctgtaATCGTGGCGGCCGTTTGCGTGGCATCGTGCGCGCCGTGGTGGTACGGGCGCCCTGCCATTGTCTACATGGAGTCCTTCACGTGCGTATCGCACCTCTCCCTGACAGGGTGCCTGCTGGCGCCGTGGCTGGCGGACGTCTTTACGGTGCACTGGCGTGCTCTGGAGAGAGCTGTGactcgacgccgccgccgcggcacgctGGTGCACGTTGGATCGGAGACAGCGCGTGTCACAGACGGCGCACCAGATCGCCTCCGGTCTCTTGCTGCGGAGCAGGAGGCCTACGCGCTGGTGACGGTGGGGTCGACAAAGTTCTCCTCGCTggtgcaggcggtgctgcagcccgGCGTTTGCGCCGCCCTGCACCAGCGCTTCGGCATCAAGCGTCTCTACGTGCAGCATGGCACCGCTGAGGTGGTAGCACCTCCAGAGGCGACTCTACTGCCCGCACTGCCGACAGCCGCTGGCGCAGATGCTTCTCATCCGACGCAGCAGTGGAGCTGTGGGGGCCTCCTCGTGGAGGCCTTCCCGTACCGACCTTGCCTGGAGGCCGTGATCCGTGGCGCCACCCTCGTCATCACCCACGCTGGTGCCGGCACCATCTTGGAAGGACtgcaagcgcagcggcccttggtggtggtgccgaaTCGTCAGCTGATGTCTGACCACCAGCTGGATCTCGCTGAGGCTCTTGCCAACGGTGGCTTTCTCTTCTGCGTTCAAGTTGGTGAGCTGGCAGAGAGGCTGCCGTTGCTTGACCTGACAACGCTTCGACCACACGGTGGCATGGATGCCGCGCAGCTTCAGGAGGCGCTTCGGCTGGTGCTGACGGGGCATTCTGCAAGCGGTGAGAGGGCGAAGGCCGAGTAG
- a CDS encoding putative nuclear cap binding protein: MSSDLVDTVPRMEYVDRHELLRSLLTTEEFRERRQEQLNYSATVYVGNLSFYTTEEQVYNHFSPCGHIRDIVMGLNEATRCPCGFCFVVFESQAAAVLAVHGLDGSLLDDRVVSVSWDVGCDGSRRWGRGAHGGQVVDGVRQNLDEGRGGLGALRRDALGVPASTAEDELVAYDWVEAPPKRRGAHTK; the protein is encoded by the coding sequence ATGTCGAGTGATTTGGTGGACACGGTCCCTCGAATGGAGTATGTGGATCGCCACGAGTTGCTCCGGTCTCTCTTGACAACGGAGGAGTTCcgggagcggcggcaggagCAGCTCAACTACAGCGCCACCGTCTACGTGGGCAACTTGTCCTTCTACACGACGGAAGAGCAGGTGTACAATCACTTCAGTCCTTGTGGACACATCCGCGATATCGTGATGGGCCTCAACGAGGCGACACGCTGTCCATGCGGGTTCTGCTTTGTCGTGTTCGAGTCACAGGCGGCCGCGGTACTGGCGGTGCACGGACTCGACGGGTCACTGCTGGACGACCGCGTCGTGTCCGTTAGCTGGGATGTGGGCTGCGACGGGAGTCGCCGCTGGGGCCGTGGCGCTCACGGCGGCCAAGTGGTAGACGGCGTTCGCCAAAACCTCGACGAGGGCCGCGGTGGCTTGGGTGCCCTGCGGCGCGACGCGCTGGGCGTGCCTGCCTCGACCGCGGAGGACGAGCTGGTCGCCTACGATTGGGTAGAGGCTCCACCGAAGCGCAGAGGTGCCCACACAAAGTAG
- a CDS encoding putative spliceosome-associated protein, whose amino-acid sequence MAKSKKEKKAARREREAHLKKISQRIQEKILLAEVATAEGEVEEIVYTLPPTPAELRAAEEEQERQQAAIAAEAEERAAAAAAAKAAQAAAAASAEKDEEDRVVLPSLDGGEGGAKGCRHSSSALSGRKHHRMTWEELKLRAAEMYGLEATELVDQHDGNAVDPLFTVRMKMEPHTVPVPHHWHLQRTFLSRQADREEAVGIVPAEVAALGIEKIRATKDKMATPNQVAFISCFMTGTPLQRKTYNVELSRCGDVFYEGKWRPKAHHTPGVLSKRLRQALGIGPTAPPPWLYSMQTMRRLPPAYPDLRIPGLNAPIPAGGQWGLGQDQWGEPPRAEDNSFLFPGVMDEAAAAGSTQAELRWGTVPPLVTSHEEVPSAAGASSSGAASPAPATAAQALPRPTPAAGRPVITPVPFQPQAYVPQQAVPAARVTPQEYVQVQDNTTNSTVAVGYMMMPKDGVQSQPPPSRYPPAQGS is encoded by the coding sequence ATGGCCAAGTcgaagaaagagaaaaaggcgGCTCGCCGTGAGCGCGAGGCGCATCTGAAGAAGATCAGTCAGAGAATACAGGAGAAGATTttgctggcggaggtggcgacCGCGGAGGGCGAGGTCGAGGAGATTGTATACACGCTGCCCCCCACCCCGGCAGAGCTGagggcggcggaggaagagcaggagcGCCAGCAAGCCGCGATTGCggcggaggccgaggagagagccgccgccgctgctgcagcgaaggcggcgcaggcggcagcggctgccagcGCGGAGAAGGATGAAGAGGATCGAGTTGTGCTCCCGTCCTTGGAtggaggcgagggcggcgcgaaGGGCTGCCGacactcctcctccgccctcaGCGGTCGCAAGCATCACAGGATGACGTGGGAGGAGCTGAAGCTGCGGGCGGCAGAGATGTACGGCCTTGAGGCCACGGAGCTGGTCGACCAGCacgacggcaacgccgtTGACCCTCTCTTCACGGTGCGCATGAAGATGGAGCCGCAcacggtgccggtgccgcacCACTGGCATCTGCAGCGCACCTTCCTATCTCGTCAGGCGGACCGTGAGGAGGCGGTAGGCATTGTGCCGGCAGAGGTCGCCGCTCTCGGTATCGAGAAGATTCGCGCCACCAAGGATAAGATGGCGACTCCGAACCAGGTCGCCTTCATCTCGTGCTTCATGACGGGCAcgcctctgcagcgcaaGACTTACAACGTCGAGCTGAGCAGGTGCGGGGATGTGTTCTACGAGGGCAAGTGGCGGCCAAAGGCTCACCACACACCGGGCGTCTTGTCGAAGAGGCTGCGGCAGGCACTCGGGATCGGCCcgacagcaccaccgccgtggcTGTACAGCATGCAAACAAtgcgccgccttcctccCGCGTACCCAGACCTGCGCATACCCGGACTGAACGCGCCCATCCCTGCTGGTGGGCAGTGGGGCTTGGGACAGGACCAGTGGGgcgagccgccgcgcgcggAGGACAACTCCTTCCTCTTTCCGGGCGTCATGGacgaggccgctgccgccggctcCACCCAGGCCGAGCTGCGTTGGGGCACCGTTCCCCCCCTCGTCACATCACACGAGGAGGTGCCAAGTGCCGCCGGTGCATCCTCGTCCGGCGCTGCATCCCCTGCTCCCGCCACAGCGGCACAGGCCTTGCCGCGCCCCACTCCGGCTGCTGGCCGGCCTGTCATCACCCCCGTGCCCTTCCAGCCGCAAGCCTATGTCCCGCAGCAAGCCGTCCCGGCCGCGCGTGTCACGCCGCAGGAGTACGTGCAGGTGCAGGACAACACGACCAACTCCACCGTTGCTGTAGGGTACATGATGATGCCAAAGGACGGAGTGCAGTcgcagccaccaccgtcgcggtACCCACCCGCGCAGGGTTCTTGA